The following are from one region of the Candidatus Neomarinimicrobiota bacterium genome:
- a CDS encoding GNAT family N-acetyltransferase, with product MNGIRPWRRSDLPSIQRVAWETWADAYGAFVPEEDRKDFHESYYALQKLQNLYDSKIVDGCVALVDDLIVGYSKTYWNQQDLQFFITSLYVLPSYQKLKLGKRMMEYGINIAKTNYNVDRVWLGVMVENLPAIDWYNRQGFIFEDSKPFTIGKTTIEHLYGYKLI from the coding sequence ATGAATGGAATACGTCCCTGGCGTCGATCCGATCTGCCCTCTATCCAAAGGGTTGCCTGGGAAACCTGGGCTGATGCTTATGGGGCCTTCGTTCCTGAGGAAGACCGAAAAGATTTCCATGAGTCTTACTATGCTCTTCAAAAACTTCAGAATCTGTATGATTCAAAAATAGTTGATGGTTGTGTCGCTCTGGTTGACGATCTCATTGTAGGCTATAGTAAAACATACTGGAATCAACAGGACCTCCAATTTTTTATTACATCGCTCTATGTATTGCCATCGTATCAAAAGTTGAAACTGGGAAAGCGTATGATGGAATACGGAATCAATATCGCTAAAACAAATTATAACGTTGATCGTGTTTGGCTGGGTGTCATGGTTGAAAATCTGCCAGCTATTGACTGGTATAATCGTCAGGGATTCATCTTTGAGGATAGCAAACCATTTACCATCGGTAAAACGACCATAGAACATCTATATGGGTATAAACTGATCTAA
- a CDS encoding DUF423 domain-containing protein, giving the protein MPATFFAFIGALFGILTVALGAFGAHALKSILDSYGQNIWAKAVFYQAIHALLLLLLPTLSNYLTPKALNVTGDMIISGVLLFSGSLYILALSGKKYFGAITPIGGVALILGWSWLAISLFKATFRS; this is encoded by the coding sequence ATGCCGGCAACGTTTTTTGCCTTCATAGGGGCCCTATTTGGAATCCTAACGGTTGCCTTAGGTGCATTTGGAGCACATGCCTTAAAATCAATTTTGGATAGCTACGGCCAAAACATTTGGGCGAAGGCAGTTTTCTACCAGGCTATTCATGCCCTCCTGCTCCTACTTCTGCCAACTTTATCAAATTACTTAACCCCCAAAGCATTGAACGTTACTGGGGACATGATTATCTCGGGTGTTTTGCTGTTTTCAGGAAGCCTTTATATTCTGGCTCTCAGTGGAAAGAAATATTTTGGAGCCATTACCCCCATTGGTGGTGTTGCACTTATTTTAGGGTGGTCATGGTTAGCAATCTCACTATTTAAGGCTACTTTTCGATCATGA